The genomic interval GTCCATGGTTACTTTTCAATAATAATTGTTAAGTAGACGATGCCATTCTTGCTTTAAAATTAGAGTTTTGTATCCTCATGATCGAATGCGTCGTTTTCAAAGTCCTCTCTCTCTGACTATTCAGCATCTTGAAGCATTCCGCAAGGTTTTCACTTCCTTTGTTTTACGTTGATCAGGCCTCTGCACGTTATAGCCCAGAGCTCATTATTTCCATCTTGATCGAGAAGAAAATCATATTTTCTTACATACGGAGTTAATTCAGAAAGCTAAAAGCTCTGCTAGAGGGTCACAGAACATAAAGTTTCACCAACGCCTAGCTTTATGaacttaaaaaacaatttctatAAGCCAGCCAATTAAGAAGCTGTACGTAGACATGACGACGACGCCTAAGTGAAAGATTGAGTAAAAACACTCATGAATTTTGCGAAAGACTTGACGCGGTTACCATATCAAACGGCGCCATTCCTTTCTTCAGAATAACGTGCTTGATCGAGAAGAAACGAAATCATATTTTCTTACACACGGAGCTAATTCAGAAAGCTAAAAGCTCTGTTAGAGGGTCACAGAACATAAAGTTTCACCAACGCCTAGCTTTATGaacttaaaaaacaatttctatAAGCCAGCCAATTAAGAAGCTGTACGTAGACATGACGACGACGCCTAAGTGAAAGATTGAGTAAAACACTCATGAATTTTGCGAAAGACTTGACGCGGTTACCATCTCAAACGGCGCCATTCATTTCTTCAGAATAACGTGCGAAGACAAAGACAACTTGAAAATGGAAGATCGAACAATTTTCTGCCGGGATTCCCCATCTCtgtttcagaaaagaaaagtggaGATTTTACCCTTTTTTTAGCAAAGcaaatttgaaagttttgaaaaaaacacttattttttcattaagaatttttttctccttgtaTTAACTAGCTATCAAAGCAAAGATGTAGATATGACAATAAAGCTTTACTTtaacttgtttaaaaattatcgCGAAGGTAATTTGATTGATTAGCTAGCCCTTTCTCgtaaatttaaaactagatgTAGTCTTTTGATATATAACTACGAAAAACCACAAGAAATTAACGTTAATAATCTTACCGAACATTTACATATCACGTTCGATGCATTTGAAATTTGACACTGAATTCACTCCCCTTCATTGTGGAATAATTTGACATGTTAATTAGGTAAGGACATGTCCTAAGAACCTCACGTATACGCTGCCTACTGCTGAGTTAAAATACTTGAGAGAAATATGTCAGTGATGTACAGCCCAGAGATCGATAAGAATTTGTACGCCATCTCTATACTTGTACGACATTACAGAGAAACCTTCTTAATCACTTGCACCATCTGTCTAAAATTTAGACCAGCACATCACAGCGTGAGTACcgcaaaatgaaaaatatttcactttggaTCATGTTGCCTAGACTTCCTGTGTCCCCTAAGAGCTGATGATGCCTTCAAATACATGTATGACTCGAATACATGGAATACGTGAGCCAGGAAATAAGAAACATCAGCTTGTCCACGCCTTTAAACTGAAGTAAGTAGAACACCTTTAATGAATAATCTTGGTCAGagaaaatgtacaaaaaataattattttaaatgtaaattgtcACTAATTTCCTTTCGAgtacttttgaaaaaattgcaagTTGAGTTAAGGAAGGTTGAAGAGAAATTTCTCTGCCCTGTTTAATCGTTGTTGAGTGGTTATAGAATTTAAACAAACGACGAATGGAACGCAGCATATTGGAAAGGAATCTACAAGGACTGATCTTCTTTGCGAGGCAGGGCGAATTTAAAGGAGCTAATTCGAGATTGGACGTGCATCAAGCATTAATTTTTCACACTAACTTGAGTCAGTGAAGCATTTTCCGATTATATTAtcctaacaaaaaaattcataacatTCTTGGAAAGATTACAACTCTTCAAGGCCATCTATTATCCCATCATCGTCAGAGAAATTGAGAGAAATTTAGAACACAGTCATTTCTGCGTAAACAAAGCCTAGATATTTAGGTTTTGAATAACTCTTTATCGGTGGAAGTTATATTGCACGAAAATTACTCATGATTTACGTACAATACACCTAGAGCAGTTTTATTAAGGCTTATTCACCGAAAATTTGGTAGATATTCGTCGAAAGTTACCGTGGATAGTGACTTACAAATGACGTATGCTTTAGCAACCTTGTATGAtacaaaatgttaaaatatgTTGGTTTGTCATTTCAAACAAAGTCATATCGAAAAGAAATGTCGAAAATTTTACTATGGTTTATTTTCAGAGCCGCAAGAAAAAATGGTTCTGCAGAACTTTTGTTCAGGGAGGCATAAATTCCATTTGAGGTTACGAAAAAGGAACTTTTTAAAGGCGTCACGTCTTCGTGAAGCAAATTCAAATATTTCCCAATCTTTCGCGAGCCAAAAACTGGCAAAAATTTTGGCGGCGGTCGCATCGAACTTTAACTAAACTTCATTGATTGACACATACGTCAATCACAAACCAATCTCCCTCTAatgaaagataaataaaaattctcGCTCGAATTACGAAAGCAAAATTACAGAAAGTCTGAAAGGCTCAAAATTTAACGAGCGAACAACTAATAATGTAATAAACGCACTGACTCTTATGCATACCCTTTGTAAATACGTAGTTGAAAAACTGACAGCTCAATTACAGAAACTCTGAAAGGCTCAAAATACAGCAAGCAAACAACTGTTGATGCAGTAAACGCACTGACTCGTATGCATACTCTCTGTAAATATGTATATGAAAAGCTGACAGCCCTCACATATTGGGTATTTAATTTTGAGGGCGCAGAAACGTTCGTATGAAGCCGGTTGTTTTCCAAATTACCGCCAGTGGAAGGGCCCACGGTAAGAGTCAGACATTCGAATAAAAACCTCAAATTCCTCGTTACCCTCAAACGAAAACTGAGGATCAgatggacaaagaaaaaaatcgtgTCGTGCCATCGCGTGCGCAAAACAACACTAGCGGACTACTGTGTATTTTTCCCGCTTAAATGTTATCTAGACATGTCCTGCGTACGATGACAGCTTAATGgttaaaaaaacaagattgtttggttttccaaaatttggaaGCCTTCAAGGCAGGACATTAGCTCCTTTGTAGATTGGCGAAATTTTGGCTATCCGCAAAAATTTGGGGAGTTTTTAAAATTGGTGGTCGAACTTGTTGACAGATTTTTCcgctgaaagaaacaaaatatgttCTAGTGCGACCCGGACCGAAGTAATACGCTATGCTCAATTGGCTGTATATATGAAATTCTattcagttctgattggttagaaAAGGAGAAGTTCTCATGTACCATAAGTGAAAAATTTGTAATACTAGTGCAAATTATTTAAGGACTCTCATTGGCCTAAAGACAATACAAGAAAACAGGAGCCAATCAGATGAGAGCTGTTTCTATAGCAACATTTTGGCGGAAATTCGAGAAAGAATGGTCGGGATCTTCAGCAACAACGATTTGGATTTGCGAGGGAAACAGCTAATAAATTATTCAGAAAcccaaacaattaaaataacGTATTTTTTTGACTGGCTGAGGGGAAAACGAAGTTTGAAGAGGAGAATGTCGACAAAGGAATCAAGGAAAGCGAGCCAGAGATAAAGACACTAAAGATAAAGCCAAAAATGGTGACGACTACGAGCCAGAAAACTTAAGAGTGATGATAGTTTCTCTTGATCGACTTTAAAATGAAGGATAAAACAAGAGAGTTTCACACCTCCAAGCAAGTATTATAAGGAGAAGCTAGGCAGCTTTGTCGGTTCGGCATGGGTGAATATCCAAAAAAGGGGTGAagttaactgaaaaagaaaaggaaggacTATGGAGGGCAAAAAAATTGGGTTTCAAAGCTTCGGACGCACTACTAGTTCCTTTATGTAGTGATTTTTGGACTAAACGGCCGTCAAGAAAGTTAAAGTACGAAAAAGGGAGATTTTTGACAATACAAAAGGACGAAAGCGTGAAGTTCATACATGTTACGGACGGTTCAACAAAGACGAGACAGAATGGCGGCAGAGCAAGAATATAGATTTCTGAAGAAAAAACCTTCTTGTCtcgatttgtttaatgatctAACGCGATGAAGGCGTcctataaataaataagtaaagggggtaagtttctagagaaactgtggtgctgcgtcgttgggagagtatagcaggtaatttagtgttaacaactgagttgaaaacgtaaattggcctctttaaagagtaaaaaggctgacgtttggagcgttagcccttcgtcagagcgatggtcGCTTATTtacgttctcaactcagttgttaacccTAAATTACCCGCTATAAATAAATACTCAGGTACGATTACGATGGCATTAACGGACTAAATAATCCAGCGAGGACCGAACAATGTCCTGAGAGCTGGCTACCAGTAACAGGCGTACTTACATGAAAATATACGCAAATAATGTTCCATGAAGTCAGGAGAAAGTTCGGATcgataaacaaaacaacatgaCCGGCTCCTTTCTGAGCCAGTCCGTAGTCCTGAGGTCTGATTGGCCCTCCGTACATTAGTACAGAGGTGAACTCTTCAATTTCCAGCCACCAATGCTAGCAGTTGGTGGAAAAAGGTGTCCAATTGCTCTCATCAAACAATTTGTTGAACGAGGCCAATAGCAGCCAATAGGTATAAAATAAGTGGGTCCTTTCCACCTAAGTGCCAAACGGAACCTAAACTTGAATAACAACTTCAACCTATGGGCGTTAATACCATGAACATTACGATGAAACGACTGTGGTGCGTACTAGCCTTGAATGACAAATCGAGAAAAAGTTCGCGAATCATACAGCAGGTAAAACAACTGTCAGCAAGCTGAAGAATGCAAATGCTGGGTTCTCAGGTGTCGTCAAAGTCCCAAATCATAGAAGCTTTAAGTCCCACGACGACTACGATGAAGCCGATGAGCAGGAGCACCTCTATCTTACTAtatcagaaaaagaaattatgcaAGCGCTTAACTAAGTAGAATCCAATATCAGTTTCCAACATCTCGACAACTGTGAATTTGCCCCAAATTACAGACGATCTCATAGTCGAAAAAAAACATACTCCCACCTGCAAATTTGTGTTTGAAGTCTCTGAATTTCTTCATAAGTTCAGCCACTGCAACAATATTGTCGTTTCAATAGCAGACCATGATGAATATATTTAACAACTGCCaggtttctttcaattttggcacTCAAAGCGTGCACCTGAGGTTTAAAAACGCCAGTCGAGTTCTTGTAGGCGTAAAGGTTTCATAATCATGGGTGATACCGACGTTTACCATCACTGATCATTGAATTTCTTAATTTGTTTAGACTACATGTCAAGTCGTATTTCAGTGCCTTTCGggcttatttcatttttccggTTAGTCTAAAAATTGTCCTCTTGCTTATCTATATCAAATTAAACTCAAAATCATGTGAATATTGATACTTGAAGACATCACCTGTTAAAGCTACAATGTTTTCAAGAAATAGAAATCGAACGTAAACCGAGGGAGGGAGTACCATCCGCCGTGCTTTTGAcagaaaactgattttaaaattattttcgtttCAGGATGATTTCCTTGGTCAAGGTGGAGGCAGTTTTTATCACCATTCTGTTGTGCTTTCTTTGTTCTCAACTTCCATCTTCGGCtgcaggtaaaaaaaaagcatcataACCAGCCTGTGGGAGAAAGTGATTTGTTAAGACacaatatttttgtatttaaggAATAAACAAAGTCGCTTTATTTCAGTCTAAACATATTTTTCCGAATGGTTCGGAAATCATCTGGATTTTTTTACTAAAGACCACCGAAAATTTCGTTCGTCCATTACTTACTTCATTCATACATAAATTCACCCATTTATTCTCTTTGCCCAATTTGCCGACTGGATACAGCTCTCAAGTCTCTTCTTCGGTATATATAATGCCTATTTCATTTACCCATCTTTATGGTACATTTTATGCTATCATTAAGATATCTTCCTTTTCTGTCCAAATCTTTGAAGAGATGTTTAACTCCAACTGCACAATTCAGCGAGCCAAAATACATATActctttttcttattgtttgcAGAAGATAGCTACTACGCTGATAGAGCAGATATAGCAATCGTCGTGGATGACAGTGGAGGTTTATTTCAAGAAGAATACCTGCTACAAAAAGATATTATTATGAAAATTGTGGGAAGAATTGCCCCAAACGTTACTAAGCTCTCTATCTCATTAGTTTCATCAAACAGTGGCCGTGTTCTTTTTATATCTGATTTGAATCAATTTATACAAAATGGAGAGGGTTTTCCACTTCATGAATATGGTTGGCCATTTGCCAACTTGAACTTACCTTTGAATGCGGTATCGagtgaagttttcaagaatcCTGAGCAGAACGTATCTaagattacaatttttttttccaaagggtTTATTATTGAGAGTCTTTCAAACTCACCTCCTGCACCTGTGAAAACACTAAGACAAAAAGGTGTTCGAATTTTTGCCGTCTCATTTGGTGAATATGTTCCAGATATGCTGGAGACGATTACAGAGAGAAAAGAAGACTTAATTGTTGAGAGGAGCTTATACACTTTACAGGATAATGTTGAACATCTGGTTAAAATGATTCTTCAAGCCATTGGtaagctggaaaaaaaatttaactaaaactAATACAATTCATCTCTGTATTTGCTTTAAAGCTATGTTATTGCGTTAATCTCTTTCCAGGCCGGGGTAGGTATAAATGTATATTCTTTAAAAAGCTAACTAATCAAAGTGTTAAGCTTCAATATGCCACGACTGTTGATGAAACAGAAATTACCGTGGCTCCTGATGTTACCATTGTTGTTCGTGAATTAAAGGATCTCGATTCCTATACGATGAACgatttttttatcctttcttCGCCAAAAAAGCATCCAGTTGGAAAGTTAGATGGAATTATGTGATATTTCATTCTTTGGGGGGATGCTTTCTATCAAAAGAATCCTCAGGTCTTACGGTGTGGGACTTAGATTTTTTACCAGGGTGTCACGCTACATTTCAATCATAAAAAGATTTGTTGCTACTGTTTAAGCAACGACTTTTCCATTGAAGACTTGTTCTAAAACAGTTGGGTGATTTTTTCGGCAGATAATCCTTCAGTTCGTTTTAGGAAGCATCAAAACTGGTTTTTCGCCGGAAGAAAAGCTGAATTACGTTGTGTTGCATCAGGCTGGCCCCCTCCAACAGTCAAGTGGCTGATGAACGGCAAGCAAGTTAAAGATGGGGACCTTAACGAAACGGTTTATTTCAGTGAATCAGTTGCCGAAGAATCAATAACTCTGTCGCTTCACTTTTCTGAGGTAAAGCCTCAGCATGTTGGAGAATTTACCTGCGAAGCTGAAAACAAGTTCAAAGTAACAAGGCGTAATACTGAAGTATCAATCAAATGTAAGGGACTATTTCGTATTTTGCATACTTGTAATAATAAGTTGAGTAAGGACAAAAATAGCATTAGAGCTCTATACATTTAACACTTTTTCCTTGCATAACCCCCTCTCAGTTTCTATTGTTTTACACCTCCACAAAAGCTGCTTACCAGCTGCAAAACACTTCCATTTTCCTGCATTGACTCCAAGTACGCATGACTGTCCTGATCCAGCAAGAGTACTGTTGAAGAGTGTCAGAGAGGGAGCTCCATCATTTATGAGAAGGAATTCAGCATTAGTTAGTTTGTTTTAAGaaactcagttaaaaaaaatgccttACTTGTTCCATTGATGCCCATCCTATTTGCACGTGGATGATTAAAGGCTAATAAACAGCTTGTGCAGAATCAGAGCAGATAGTTCTAGGGAAAATCAATCTTACTTCAGACGCAACCAGTAATATATGAGTTGTGTTTCAAAGGCCCACCAGTTGTTATTACGCTAACTGCAAGTTACAAGGCATTTCGATCAAACTCAAGTGTTACATTAAGATGTCGAGTTGACGGTCTGGATTATCAGCAGCTGCCTTCTTACCACTGGCAATGGAAGTTCCAAGGCCGGGAAATAAAAGACACGGCAAGGCACAAAGTGTCCAATGATACTCAGTCTCCCAACGTATGTCAGCTGTTTAGAGGATCTACAATTCTTTGTATAACAAACATTTCCAGTGAGGATTTTGGACAATACACCTGTGTAATACTACATTCTAATACcaaatttgcagaaagagaAATATCTTTTCATTCATTTGGTAAGCTTTCGattattttgatgatttttaagttaattttctcttttaatcatTGTGAATTTTAGCTTTGTTTAAGTATTATATAATGAGAGTTGGCTGgcttaagttttgtttttcttttttaataagtaTGAATTTTAGCTATGTTTAAGTATCATATAATAGGATATGgttgtaaatttttataaatattgtaTGATTTCGTACGATTGTAAAGCGCCTTAAGCAGAGGATACGAGCGCTATATCAATAAAGttcttattatgttattattattaacaccATTACATTCTCGAGAGACTTTAGCAGTCTCCACTTCATTACTTTGAAGAAACCTGGGTGACAGCGGAACTCGGAACAAGTGCCATCGAAAGCTTTATTTCAATTGTCAGTATCATCATTGTATATGATGCCATTTAGATGTGAATTGTTCAactggtcaatgtgttgttAGTTTTACTTCTTATATTGATTTCCTCGTCATCGTTAAGTggtttgttgaatttttcagaGCTACCACCACCCCAAATTGTCAGGGCGGATTCTTATAAGTGTGGACGCGCTATAAAGCTGCAGTGGAAACCTCCACTTCTGATCGAGAGTGAAGTGAATGGTTACCAAGTTACTTTGAGATCAGTCAATGGAAAATCCAAGCACATATCTAATTTCTCCGACGAAGTTTTTTCCCACGAATTTGACGGACTCGAGATCAATGCAGTTTATGAACTCAGTGTTCAAGCAAGAGATTCAAACGGATTTGGTTTTTGGGCAAGAGAACAACTAACGACGGCCGCAGGTAAGATCGAAATGAAACCATTGAAAATATCCTCACCAAGACATGTTCATCTTCTGAAGGCGATAGTTTGTgtaatttgatatttgataaaAGTCTCTCTAACTGAAATCGCCGTTGGGACTAGATGTAACCTGCCTATGAAGCATTTACAACAATAATGGTGCCACGTGCGACAACTGTGTCTTTAATATGCATATAAccttgttaataatatacataaagaaaattacgcgcgtctgatttGCTTATAACACTGGAGTGCTTTTTTCCTGTAACACAAGTGGAAAGCTGTAACATGAATgcaattacaaatagcgcgctGCCAAAAATTTTGTCCGTCTTGACTTTCTGGGAtgcattttttatgtaaattagtAACAATTAACAACATGATTTTTAGTGCAATTTTGTGTAAATAAGCGCTTCAAAGACCgtaaattgcactcgccctacgggctcgtgctTATTGACAACAAATTGCGttcaaaatcatgtttttacGTCTACAAATTGTATTACAGATGTACCAGCCGCGTTGAAAGTCCAAGCAAAACCGTTTGGCTGCAGTGCCAACCTGTCGTGGAATACAGCCGTGAACCAAAGCTGCCCAATCACTAAGTACGAGATTTACTATAGGGAGTCAACTACAGGAAGGATGTCGGCCAATAGCAGCGTGTGGTTCGTGAAAAGCCTCAAAGGGGCAAACAAATATCGTCTCTTGTTGGATTGTGCCCAGAGATATGAAATCATGGTTATGGCCTGGAATCAAAGGGGACATAACGACTTCAATGAAAGCTCTGTGTTATCAGTACTTACCGAAGAAGGTAAAGATACGGATTTCATCGGCATACACCATGGAAAATGCTccatcaaaattaaatttctcaCCAAACAGGATGGTCctttttacagttgtgtgcttggttgccaagcctttgaacaggagtgaggctaagaTTGACTTTGTTCTTATGATataaaccttgctgcttttcgaGCTTTTTCGagtgcaaattactttgttgtcATGCTAagtagatactggtctctattaCAACAGGATCACTTTCAgtccaaatcaaaggcttggcaacgaAGTACACAACTGCAAATGGCCTATtagctgtttttattcttgttcatattgttgttgttgttgttttaaataaatgcaCACATAAGACATGGCGGTATCATCCCAGGGGCATCATCaatatatcattttaaagtGAAGAAAAGAGAAGTTTAAACTTAACATCTACGAAGCGTGGCAAAGGAAAGAGTGATAGCGTGGAGTGGACATACACGAAGAACTTTCTGTGTGTCTCCTTCATAAGGTCATCCCTTATCCGATATGTGTGAAGTAGAGGTTGCTTTGATCGGGGGCACAATATCAAAAGACCAGAAAAAGGAATGCACATTGACGATTCTTATGCATTGAGAAATGAGTTATTGTATGTTAGTTTTTAATTAATCATGAATGTGTTGTTAGGTTTCCCGTTTACACCGTCGATAACAGTTATCAAAAGAAAGCAATGTGGTATTGTAGAGGTTTTGGGGAATAGATCACCTTCAGATTCTGGTGGAGGTCCAATAACTGGTTTCGAAGCGCAGATTAGAAAGAGGAATAGCCTGAACTGGAATAATTGCACGTATGATCTTTCAAATGTTAATTATTCCTGTTCGTTCGATGGTTCACTGAGTAAGAATACCTATGATATTCGCGTAAGAGCCGTCAACCAGAAAGGGCCGAGTCACTGGGCGAACCGAACATTTACGACAAAAAGAGTAGGTAAGTAATACAATTACTGCGGGTAAAACAAGAAGTGATCTGGTCTGGCGATTCATTCTTTCTCCTAGTTAATGAATCATTATTTGTGGTTAAGTGTATAATTAACAGATCTAGATAAATTTATCGAATTTGAGCTTTCAAGCAACCGTTTAAAAATCCTTTCCAAAGGATGCAAATGCTTTCGTAAACAGTAATTTGCACGGTAGAGTCattcagttctttttttatacaattatataattttatacAATCAATACCTTGCATGCTTTTAAAAGCAGGTCGCATGATTTAAGCTGATATCTATCAGATAATGATAACAAGATCTGGCCATTGTGCATGGAGGtcattttaaaaacaaccttGTAGTCATTTGTATATGCGTTtcactagaaaaaaaaagtcttgcaCATTGTCGTCAAGTGCTTTGATGACAACAATAGAGGGTAATACATGATTGCGCGTACACATGGATACACTCTACGAGTTTTATAATTAATTAGGTATCTCGTAAATGAGGGAGTTATCAAATTCAACCTGAGAGGAGGAATTCCGCATCTTCAAGCAAccatacattattttgtttctctgaCAAACTAACAGGAACAGGTCAACTTCATTAAAGATTGAAATATATATTAGGAGATTATAACCTAGTGATGGGAAAAGTGAAGAGTCAAAAGGAAAAAGCTGAGCTTCAATGGAAAGTAATTAAGTGAGCGATAGGGCTTAATAATATTAGAgcgaaaattttcttttagaactAACCTGCTGTCTAATCCTGTTGGTAGTAGAAAGTAAatccctatttttttttcattttccgaGAAACTGTAGAAATGCCCTCAAAGTAGCTGCATTACCCTTGGTCTTTATATGAGTGTTTTTGTAATCTTCCAAGCCACTTATCTACATGCATCATGGTTGTTGAACTATAGAATTATTTCACTGATTGGCGATCTCAGACGTACATAGAATTATCACAAAAAATCACGTGTTGAGATACGTCTTTCTTCTTGGTGATCGAAATCCACCAAACAGAGCAGATACAGTGAAACAATCATGATGCTATTCCATGAGTGCAGCTTCGAACAATTATAGAATTAGCGACGTGCACACGCTTTAGCAGCTTTAAACACACTGATTTAAGTCAAAACGTCGTTCCTGTagaactttttttaataaacacttAGTGGAAAATTTTGGCAATGATGCCAAagatttaaaagtttctttaatTCTTGCGTAATATTGATTGCATGATTCTCATGCAATTTTACTTTGGCTCATTAATATTGATAGTTTCAGCTATCCGGACTCTCGGATAGTTTATAAAATAACTTGAACAATCTCTTCGAAGTAGTTTTATAAGTGTAGCAAAGCTGCATTTGGAGTTTTTTAGTGCTTTTTCTCTCATAAATCAAGCTAGTATGTTCAACTGGGTTACAGGTCCACCTGATTCACCTAAGATTTTGTACGACAATTCTACAATTTCTGGAAGAAATGCTTCCGTGAAGTGGACTTCTCCTGAACACTATCATTGCAACATTACCATGTACTCCATTTGCTACAGAGAGACAGAACCAAGTGTCAATGGTTGGAAGCAATTAAACGTTTCGGGAATAACAAGTTATGAACTGCATCTTAAATACAGCAAGAAATATGAAGTCATAATTGCTGCTTGGAACAAACTGGGACGAAGCGAAAGCAGCCAAGCGTGGGAACCAAGAACAGCACAAGGTACTGACATTATTGTGCTAAATATGAAATCAAGGTctgcatttcaaattttcgcCATGGTGCAAATCAAATAAAAGCCCTTCACATCACATGGTTCAAAATCTGTGTTGCTGGGTAATACATGTCTCCGAGGCAATTGCGCGAGATCAATCTCTTGAATGGTTGATTGCTGTTTGTTTTAGATTTACTCGTGGATATCTGGCCTTACAATGCTGGTAAATATGTCCTATTTAATAAAGTCAAACAAGGAGCCTATAATCgctcagaaaatttttttcttctgattttttttgACTATTACTTTAATGAAGAGGAAATTACCGGTATTTTATAGAGTTATAATCTACTTATTTATATCACTGGCCATATATTTTGATGAAATATATATTGACTTTTTTCGCAAAGGAAGTAAAGTAATGACAGCTACAAGGTGATCATTCTTTTCACATACCTTTTACACATTTATCCCAGCGTTGAGTGTTGTTTTCATATCTACGATACTTACAGATGTGCCGTATGAACCAATCTTGCATCAGCCAATCCTTGGACAGTGCAACATCATCAACGTATCTTGGAGTCCCCCAACGCGAGAGGCACTCGGAGATCCAGTTACCCTCTATGTACCTCAGATAAAAATGACTGAGCCTAAAGGATCTTGGATCAACTGCACATGTTTCAGCGTTTTAAATCCAATGTCTTGTCTGTTTACTAACTCGACGCAGTATACACATTATGACGTCAGAGTGctggcaaaaaataaaataggatACAGTTTG from Pocillopora verrucosa isolate sample1 chromosome 14, ASM3666991v2, whole genome shotgun sequence carries:
- the LOC131797891 gene encoding uncharacterized protein, which encodes MMPSNTCMTRIHGIREPGNKKHQLVHAFKLQMISLVKVEAVFITILLCFLCSQLPSSAAEDSYYADRADIAIVVDDSGGLFQEEYLLQKDIIMKIVGRIAPNVTKLSISLVSSNSGRVLFISDLNQFIQNGEGFPLHEYGWPFANLNLPLNAVSSEVFKNPEQNVSKITIFFSKGFIIESLSNSPPAPVKTLRQKGVRIFAVSFGEYVPDMLETITERKEDLIVERSLYTLQDNVEHLVKMILQAIDNPSVRFRKHQNWFFAGRKAELRCVASGWPPPTVKWLMNGKQVKDGDLNETVYFSESVAEESITLSLHFSEVKPQHVGEFTCEAENKFKVTRRNTEVSIKCPPVVITLTASYKAFRSNSSVTLRCRVDGLDYQQLPSYHWQWKFQGREIKDTARHKVSNDTQSPNVCQLFRGSTILCITNISSEDFGQYTCVILHSNTKFAEREISFHSFELPPPQIVRADSYKCGRAIKLQWKPPLLIESEVNGYQVTLRSVNGKSKHISNFSDEVFSHEFDGLEINAVYELSVQARDSNGFGFWAREQLTTAAVQFCVNKRFKDRKLHSPYGLVLIDNKLRSKSCFYVYKLYYRCTSRVESPSKTVWLQCQPVVEYSREPKLPNH